One Euphorbia lathyris chromosome 1, ddEupLath1.1, whole genome shotgun sequence DNA segment encodes these proteins:
- the LOC136210619 gene encoding uncharacterized protein, whose product MATTTNTATPAVESAASADELTAKAVHKRYEGLVMVRTKAIKGKGAWYWAHLEPLLVHNSETGLPKAVKLRCSLCDAVFSASNPSRTASEHLKRGTCPNFNSLPRPISSISPSSNTAIASPSSGAGAGAVSVAVTSVGHNHRKRSAGANSAAVSSPSYTANAAGAASATAYQVNPLAIVDPARFSGELAVLPQQQHLMLSGGKDDLGALAMLEDSVKKLKSPKTSPGPALSKTQIDSALDYLADWVYESCGSVSFSALEHPKFRAFLTQVGLPIVSRRDFSGGRLDVKFEEAKAESEARIRDAMFFQIASDGWKVENSRSFGEVNLVNLTVNLPNGTSLYRRAVFLTGSVPSKYAEEVLWETISGICGNSMQQCVGIVADRFKAKALKNLENQNHWMVNLSCQFQGFTTLIKDFSKALPLFKTVAENCFKLATFINNKTQIRSCFHKYQMQEYGRAGLLRVPLREYEKTDYGPVYTMLEDILSSARALPLIVLDESYKIVLMEDPAGREVADMIRDVGFWNELEAVHSLVKMIKEMAQEIEIERPLVGQCLPLWDELRAKVKDWCSKFHIAEGAVEKVIERRFKKNYHPAWAAAYILDPLYLLRDNSGKYLPPFKYLTPEQEKDVDKLITRLVSREEAHIALMELMKWRTEGLDPVYARAVQMKERDPITGKMRLSNPQSSRLVWETYLTEFKSLGKVAVRLIFLHATACGFKCNWSLLKWVCAHGHSRAAMDKAQKLIFIAAHSKLERREFISDEDKDAELFANGEDDVLNEVLVDTSSV is encoded by the coding sequence ATGGCAACCACCACAAACACTGCTACACCGGCGGTGGAATCGGCGGCTTCTGCAGATGAACTTACGGCGAAAGCTGTACACAAGCGATATGAAGGTCTTGTAATGGTTAGAACGAAGGCGATAAAAGGAAAAGGCGCGTGGTACTGGGCGCACTTGGAGCCTTTGTTGGTTCACAACTCTGAAACCGGCCTTCCTAAAGCGGTGAAGCTCCGGTGTTCATTATGCGACGCCGTTTTCTCAGCCTCTAATCCATCTCGTACTGCTTCCGAGCATCTGAAACGTGGAACGTGTCCTAATTTTAACTCACTACCGAGACCAATTTCGTCTATTTCTCCGTCTTCTAACACTGCCATAGCTTCACCGTCAAGTGGTGCCGGTGCCGGTGCTGTTTCTGTTGCTGTTACTTCTGTAGGACATAATCATAGAAAACGTTCTGCCGGTGCAAATTCTGCAGCGGTGTCCTCGCCGTCGTATACTGCGAATGCTGCTGGTGCTGCTTCCGCCACTGCTTACCAAGTCAATCCTCTTGCTATCGTCGATCCGGCGAGATTCTCAGGTGAGTTAGCGGTGTTGCCTCAACAACAGCATTTGATGCTTTCCGGTGGGAAAGATGATTTGGGGGCTTTGGCTATGTTAGAAGACAGTGTGAAGAAGTTAAAAAGTCCTAAAACCTCGCCAGGGCCGGCTTTGAGCAAGACTCAAATTGACAGTGCCCTTGATTATTTAGCTGATTGGGTCTACGAGTCTTGTGGTTCTGTGTCCTTCTCCGCTCTAGAACACCCGAAATTCCGAGCATTCTTGACTCAAGTTGGGTTGCCTATAGTCTCCAGAAGAGATTTTTCCGGTGGTAGACTTGATGTTAAGTTTGAGGAAGCTAAGGCTGAGTCTGAGGCCAGGATCAGAGATGCTATGTTTTTTCAAATTGCATCCGATGGCTGGAAAGTCGAGAACAGTAGGAGCTTCGGTGAAGTGAATTTGGTGAATTTGACAGTGAACTTGCCTAATGGAACTAGTTTGTATCGGAGAGCTGTATTTCTTACTGGTTCTGTACCTTCTAAGTATGCAGAAGAGGTCTTATGGGAGACCATATCAGGCATTTGTGGGAATTCTATGCAGCAATGTGTAGGGATAGTTGCAGACAGATTTAAGGCTAAGGCATTGAAGAATTTAGAGAATCAGAATCACTGGATGGTCAATCTCTCCTGCCAGTTTCAAGGTTTCACTACTTTGATTAAGGACTTCAGCAAGGCGCTTCCATTGTTCAAAACTGTTGCAGAAAATTGCTTCAAGCTTGCAACTTTCATCAATAACAAGACTCAAATCCGAAGTTGTTTCCATAAGTATCAAATGCAGGAATATGGGCGTGCAGGATTGTTAAGGGTGCCCTTGCGCGAATACGAAAAGACGGATTATGGTCCTGTTTATACCATGCTAGAAGATATATTGAGTTCAGCTCGAGCATTGCCATTGATTGTGCTGGATGAATCATATAAGATAGTATTAATGGAGGATCCAGCTGGGAGAGAAGTTGCTGATATGATCAGAGATGTGGGGTTTTGGAATGAATTAGAGGCAGTACATTCATTAGTTAAGATGATCAAGGAAATGGCTCAGGAGATTGAAATTGAGAGGCCATTAGTTGGTCAATGCCTGCCATTGTGGGATGAACTAAGAGCAAAAGTGAAAGATTGGTGTTCAAAGTTCCACATTGCTGAAGGAGCAGTGGAGAAAGTGATCGAAAGGCGGTTCAAGAAGAACTATCATCCTGCTTGGGCTGCTGCATACATACTTGATCCACTATATTTACTTAGGGACAACAGTGGCAAGTACCTTCCTCCTTTCAAATACTTAACCCCTGAGCAGGAAAAGGATGTGGACAAGCTCATAACCAGGCTTGTTTCGCGGGAGGAGGCTCATATTGCATTGATGGAGCTCATGAAATGGAGAACAGAAGGGCTTGATCCGGTGTATGCAAGAGCGGTACAGATGAAAGAAAGAGATCCCATTACAGGAAAGATGAGACTTTCCAATCCACAAAGTAGTAGGCTTGTGTGGGAAACTTACCTTACTGAGTTTAAGTCACTGGGGAAAGTTGCAGTTAGGCTTATTTTTCTTCATGCTACTGCCTGTGGATTCAAATGCAACTGGTCCTTGTTGAAATGGGTTTGTGCTCATGGTCACTCTAGAGCAGCCATGGACAAGGCACAAAAATTGATATTCATTGCAGCTCATTCGAAGCTCGAAAGGCGGGAGTTTATAAGCGACGAAGATAAAGATGCGGAGCTTTTCGCAAATGGGGAGGATGATGTGCTGAATGAGGTTCTTGTTGATACATCCTCAGTGTAA